The Streptomyces sp. 135 sequence GGCGCCCCCGAGTCGACCGCCCGCCGCCCGATCGGCGACCTGGAGTGCGAGGCCCTGCGCTGGCCGGTGCCGCTCTGGCCGGACCTGCGCTTCGAGGTGCTGCTCGCGCCGAACGGGGCGGTGTGGAACGAGTGGCTGGTGCGGGCGCCGGGGGCCGCCGGGCCCGAGCTGCGTACGGTCGACGATCTGACCCCGTGGTCCTGCACGGTCGACGAGGCATCGCGGGCCTTCGCCCCGGCGCGGCCCATGGAGGGGACGGCGCCGACGCGGTGGCGCCTCGCGTTCACCGCGCCGGACGGGAGCGGTGAACGGCGGGCGTGCGTCGCGGAGTTCACGTGGGGCCTGCTCCAGCGGGTGGAGTGCGGGCCGATGGGCGCGGGGTCCGGCTCCGGGGTTACACCGCCGCCTTGAGGATGTGCTCCACGACGTGGGGCAGCGAGCCGGGGTGCGGGGCGAGGAAGAGGTTGGGCTCGACGAGTTCGAGTTCCATGACGAGCGGGTCGCCGTCGGGGCCGTCCACGAGGTCCACGCGCGCGTACAGCAGTTCGGGGGCGTCTGGCACGGCCTGCAACGCCCGAGCCGCCACGTCCAGTTCGGCCGCCGTCGCCTCCCAGGGGCGCAGGTCGGGGTGGGGAATCTTGTCGGCGTCGTACGGCACCGCGCACGCGTAGCGAGCGCGCGCCGCCGTCGCGCGTGCGATGCGCCGCATGCGCGATGGCGAGCGCGGGGCGAGCGGTACCGACCGGGCTCCGGCCAGGGCCGACGACGTCGCCCTCCGCGCGCAGCTCGGCGAGCCTGCCGCCGCACCGCTCGCCGAGCCTGTCCCACCGCGGAGGCTCGAAGCTGCCAGTCGATCCGGGTCGTCCCAGCCGACGACGTGGACATCGGCCCCGGCGCGGGCGACGGCCCGCGCGAGGACCGGCAGGTCACGGTCGTACTCCGGCTGCGGCCGGCAGGTGACGAGCGCGATGCGGGGGCTGGGCACGGAGGCTCCTCTTCGGACGCGAGTTCGGGCCCCCGCAGGCTAGCAACCGCCTCCCGGGGGGCGACTCAGAGGATGAAGACGCTCCTGGCCGTCTCCGTGTAGTAGGTCCTCCCCGGGTACACGAGTTCCTCCACCTGGCCGGTGCAGTTCCGGCCGGTGTGGACCTCGGCGACGCCAGTGCCGCGGCCGCGGTGAGCACCCCGATGACGTCGGCCATGCGTCGTCGCCTCATGCGCGCCCCTTCCCCACTCGGGCCGCTTCCGCGCGACCCCTGGAGTGACCAAGCGCTCTCCGCACCCGCCGACGAACGGACCACGGGGCGCCGTCACTTCGACAAGGCCGTGGAGTCCTTCGCGCCGTGACAGGAGCACGGTGTCCTTCGCGCCGTAGCAAGGGCCCGTACAGGCCACACCCCCACCCTTGTTCGATCCTCCCAACATCTGCTTATGATTCAGCGGTGTTCGATTCACGGCACATCAAGACGTTCCACGAAGTGGTCCGGGCCGGGTCGTACTCGGCGGCCGCCCGCTCCCTCGGCTATACACAGCCCGCGATCACCCAGCAGATGAAGGCCCTGGAACGGTCCGTGGGTACTCCCCTGTTCACCCGCGTCGGGCGCCGCATGCGCCTGACCGAGGCGGGCGAGGCGCTGTCGCGGCACGCGGGGATCATCCTGGACGACATCTCCGCCGCCCAGCAGCAGATGAACGCGATCACGCGGCTGCGCTCGGGGCGGGTGCGGGTCTGCGCCTTCCCGAGCGCCAACGCCACCCTCATCCCGGAGGCCCTGGCCCGCCTCGCCTCGGGTCATCCAGGGGTGCGCGTGGAGCTCCTGGAGGACGAGCCGCCGGAGTCGCTGCGGCGCGTGGTGCGCGGCGAGTGCGACATCACGCTCGCCTTCACCTACCCCGGCCTGCACGAAGAGGTGCCGGCCGAGCTGGCGGAGATCCCGCTCATGGAGGACCAGCTGACCGTGCTGCTGCCCACCGGGCACCCCATGGCGCGCCGCCGTTCGGTCAAGCTCGCCGAGCTCGCGGAGGAGCGGTGGATAGCGGGGTGCCCGCGCTGCCGTGCCAACTTCCTGCACGAGTGCGCCGAGCTGGGCTTCGCGCCCGACATCGCCTTCACCACCGACGACAACCTGGTCGTGCAGAGCCTGGTCGCCGAGGGGCTCGGCATCGCGATGATGCCGGGGCTCGTCCTGAACTTCCTGTGCCACCGCAAGGTGACGGGCCGCGCCCTGGACCCCGCCTCGCGGCGCAAGGTGTCGGCGTACGTCCTCAAGGATCATCTGCGCATCCCCGCCACCGCGCTGGTGCTCGCCGAGCTGAGGACGGTGGCGGCCAACCGCGTCGGCTGCTGACGCTCTCGCCCACGCCCCGTCCGCCCGCATCCCCGCCCCATCCATAAGCGGAAGTTGCGGGGTTGCCAAGAAACTGTCGTTGGACGTGATGGATCAGGCGGCGCCACGCTGCCGGTATGACCACTCCGACCGCGTACCGGGCCGCCCGGACCACAGAGCGCCTCGACACCCTCGTCGCCGACGTGCGCGAGGCGGTCGGGCGCGGACTGCCTCCCGACCTGACCGCGTACCTGGTCGGCGAGCGGCTCGCCCCGCACCTCGGCACCGCCGACCTGCTCACCGACGAGCAGTGCGAGGGCGACCCCGAGTGCTACCGCCAGCACGTCCTGCACGCCGAACAGGACGGCAGCTTCTCGATCGTGGCCCTGGTGTGGCTGCCGGGGCAGCGGACCTCCGTCCACGACCATGTCTCGTGGTGCGTCACCGGCGTGCACGAGGGCGAGGAGCACGAGCGGCGCTACCGCCTCGTGCCCGCCACCGAGCCCGGCGGGACCGCCCGGCTCATCGCCACGGAGGACGTCGTCAACCCGCGGGGCGCGGTCTGCGGCTTCGCGCCGCCCGGCGACATCCACCGGGTGTGGAACGCCTGCGGCACGCGCGCGATATCCCTCCACATCTACGGCGCCGACATAGCCCGCCTGGGCAGCAGCGTCCGCCGGGTGTACGAACTGCCGGCCGACCGGTAATGGCGCTGCTCGGAGAACGCGCCAAGTCCCGCACCGCCCCCCTCACCGCGCGGCCCCGTCGGCCGCACGGCAAGGTCCCCGGCCTCGCGCTGGCCACGGCGGGCGTCGCCATGGCCTGGGGCGTGCACCGGCTGGTGCCCGGCGTGCCGATGCTCACCGCCGCCGTGGTCCTCGGCATCGTGGCGGCCCATCTGCCCGGCTCCGCGCGGTACTTCGTGCGCGGCCCCGGCAAGGCGGGGCTGACGTTCGCGGCGAAGCGGCTGATGCGGGTCGGCATCGTGCTGCTCGGCCTGAAGCTGAGCCTGGACGACGTGCTCGGGCTCGGCTGGTCCTCGGTCGTGATGGTGCTCGGCGTGGTCGCCGTGACCTTCTTCGGCACCTGGTGGCTCGGCCGCCGCATGGGCCTGCGCGGCGACCAGCCGCTGCTCATCGCCACCGGCTACTCGATCTGCGGCGCGTCCGCGATCGGCGCGGTCAGCGAGGTCTCCGAGAGCGACGAGCGGGACACGGCCACCTCGGTGGCCCTGGTGACGCTCTGCGGCACGCTCGCGATCGCCGTACTCCC is a genomic window containing:
- a CDS encoding LysR family transcriptional regulator, translating into MFDSRHIKTFHEVVRAGSYSAAARSLGYTQPAITQQMKALERSVGTPLFTRVGRRMRLTEAGEALSRHAGIILDDISAAQQQMNAITRLRSGRVRVCAFPSANATLIPEALARLASGHPGVRVELLEDEPPESLRRVVRGECDITLAFTYPGLHEEVPAELAEIPLMEDQLTVLLPTGHPMARRRSVKLAELAEERWIAGCPRCRANFLHECAELGFAPDIAFTTDDNLVVQSLVAEGLGIAMMPGLVLNFLCHRKVTGRALDPASRRKVSAYVLKDHLRIPATALVLAELRTVAANRVGC
- a CDS encoding cysteine dioxygenase family protein — protein: MTTPTAYRAARTTERLDTLVADVREAVGRGLPPDLTAYLVGERLAPHLGTADLLTDEQCEGDPECYRQHVLHAEQDGSFSIVALVWLPGQRTSVHDHVSWCVTGVHEGEEHERRYRLVPATEPGGTARLIATEDVVNPRGAVCGFAPPGDIHRVWNACGTRAISLHIYGADIARLGSSVRRVYELPADR
- a CDS encoding putative sulfate exporter family transporter, which gives rise to MALLGERAKSRTAPLTARPRRPHGKVPGLALATAGVAMAWGVHRLVPGVPMLTAAVVLGIVAAHLPGSARYFVRGPGKAGLTFAAKRLMRVGIVLLGLKLSLDDVLGLGWSSVVMVLGVVAVTFFGTWWLGRRMGLRGDQPLLIATGYSICGASAIGAVSEVSESDERDTATSVALVTLCGTLAIAVLPLLQGPLGLTDAEFGRWVGASVHDVGQVVATAQTAGSGALGDAVLVKLMRVALLAPLVAAVALSVRARSRSRSAGRAGTATGGSAGGSRRPPLVPLFVVGFLAMVALRTTGLLPGGAIDAAQVAQELLLAAALFGLGSAVDLPSLTRTGGRVAALGLVAWGVIAGISYVGVVLTY